TGTGAAGAAGCACTACGCATTTTTGCCCAAAATTTTGATAATATTACAAGCTGGCGTGATATTTCTTTTGAAATGCTAGCAACTATAAAAAACCAACTTAACCACACCGTATATCGTCGAGCCAAATATGTAATTGGCGAAATAGAAAGAGTTATAGTGGCTTGTGATGCTCTCAATCAGCATGATTTGGCTACATTTGGCCAAAAAATGTATGAAACACATTTGGGTTTACAACATGATTATGAGGTGAGTTGTCCAGAATTAGACTTCCTTGTAGAACAAACTTTGACCGATTCGGCTGTGATAGGTGCTAGAATGATGGGGGGGGGCTTTGGAGGCTGTACCGTCAATATTGTAGAAAAAGCACAACAAGAGGTGTTTTTACAAAGAATGAAAGCTACATACTTAGAAAAATACCAAAAAGAATTAGTTTGTTATGTAGTAGCACTTACCAATGGCACTGAAATTATCGGATAGATAAGTAATAGCTTGGTATTGTATGTAGATGATTATGGTATTCATCTAGTGGCATAAAACAATCGATAAAACTTGAAAAATGAATTTTGACGAAAATCCTCATAGAAGATATAACCCCCTAACAGACAGCTGGGTATTGGTGTCGCCACACCGTGCTAAACGGCCTTGGCAAGGACAAGTAGAAAAGCTTGCCTCCGATAACCGTCCTGCTCATGACCCTTCGTGTTACCTGTGTGCAGGTAATACCCGAGCCAATGGCGAGGTCAATCCTGAGTATAAAAATGTTTATATTTTTGATAACGACTTTGCAGCCTTATTGGCCGACACCCCTCAAGAAGAATACGCAGATGGCGAGTTGTTTTTAGCAAAATCAGAGAGCGGCGTTGGGCGTGTGGTGTGTTTTTCGCCTTATCATAATCTTACTGTTCCAGAGATGGAGGAAGCCGACATTAGGGCTGTAGTGGATGCTTGGGTAGACGAATACCTACAACTTGGAGCAAAGGACTTTATAAATTATGTTCAAATATTTGAGAATAAAGGTTTTGTAATGGGTTGTTCTAATCCACATCCTCATGGACAGATTTGGGCACAAAGTAGTATTCCCGACGAGCCACTCAAAAAACAACAAGCTCAGCTTAAATATTGGCAAAAGCATCAGCGTTCACTTTTGAGCGACTACATAGCCAGAGAGTTAGAAAAACAAGAAAGAGTTTTGTTTGAAAATGAGCATTTTGTGGCTTTAGTGCCATTTTGGGCTGTTTGGCCTTTTGAAGCAATGCTTATTCCTAAGCGAAAAATGGCTAGAATTTCGGATATGACTTCCGACGAAAGAGATGCCCTTGCCAATGCCTATAAACGTTTGACAGTAAGGTATGACAATCTTTTTGAAACGTCATTTCCTTATTCGGCGGGTATTCACCAGGCCCCAACC
The DNA window shown above is from Flectobacillus major DSM 103 and carries:
- a CDS encoding UDP-glucose--hexose-1-phosphate uridylyltransferase, whose product is MNFDENPHRRYNPLTDSWVLVSPHRAKRPWQGQVEKLASDNRPAHDPSCYLCAGNTRANGEVNPEYKNVYIFDNDFAALLADTPQEEYADGELFLAKSESGVGRVVCFSPYHNLTVPEMEEADIRAVVDAWVDEYLQLGAKDFINYVQIFENKGFVMGCSNPHPHGQIWAQSSIPDEPLKKQQAQLKYWQKHQRSLLSDYIARELEKQERVLFENEHFVALVPFWAVWPFEAMLIPKRKMARISDMTSDERDALANAYKRLTVRYDNLFETSFPYSAGIHQAPTDGEEHDEWHWHFVFYPPLLRSATVKKFMVGYEMLANPQRDISAEKSANILRNLSEIHYKNVE